The Nocardioides sp. cx-173 genome segment ACGCCACCTACATCAAGGACCTGCCCGTGGTGCAGGCCACGTCTTTGGTCCTGGCTGTTTCAGTGGTCATCATGAATATCGTGGTCGATATCGTCTACAGCTGGCTGGACCCGAGAGTGAGACTCGCATGACCGCGTTGGACACCGGCCTGGACTCGCGCGGACGCGCCACCGGCGCGCCGTACCTCCAGGTCGAGAACCTCACCGTGCGCTTCCCCACGGCCGACGGCCTGGTGCAGGCCGTCACCGACCTGTCCTACTCCGTCGAGCTTGGCAAGACGCTGGGCATCGTGGGGGAGTCGGGCTCGGGCAAGTCCGTCTCGAGCATGGCCGTGCTCGGCCTGCACGATCGCCGCTCGGCCCAGATCGAGGGCTCGATCCGGGTCGGTGGCACGGAGGTCGTCGGCCTCTCGGAGGACAAGCTCCGTGAGCTGCGCGGCAGCTCGGTGGCGATGATCTTCCAGGACGCGCTCGCCGCACTGCACCCGTTCTTCCGGATCGGCAAGCAGCTCAGCGAGGCCTACCTGGTCCACCACCCCCACGCCAGCAAGCGCGACGCCCGCCGGCAGGCCATCGAGATGCTCGACCGCGTGGGCATCCCGCAGCCCGACAAGCGCGTCGACGACTACCCGCACCAGTTCTCCGGCGGCATGCGTCAGCGCGCCATGATTGCGATGGGCCTGATCAACGACCCGTCGCTGCTGATCGCCGACGAGCCGACCACGGCGCTGGACGTGACGGTGCAGGCGCAGATCCTGGACCTCCTGCAGGACCTGCAGCGGGAGTTCAACTCCGCGGTCATCATCATCACCCACGACCTCGGGGTCGTGGCGGAGATGGCCGACGACGTGCTGGTGATGTACGCCGGCCGCGCGGTCGAGTACGGCAGCGCCAAGGACATCCTCACGCACCCGGAGATGCCCTACACCTGGGGGCTGCTCTCCAGCATCCCGGACGTCCACGCCGACACGAGCGCCCGGATGATCCCCATCCCGGGCAGCCCGCCCAGCCTGCTCGACCCGCCGAGCGGCTGCCCGTTCCACCCGCGCTGCACGCACGTGGACAAGGTGCCCGGCGACCTCTGCTTCACCACGACGCCCGAGCTGCTCCCGGGCCGCAGCCCGGCGCACCTCAAGCGCTGCCACCTGGTGGATCCGGACGAGATCTACGCACGCGAGGTCCTGACCGTGATCGCCCCCGACCTGGCCGAGGAGACCCCCGATGCCCGAGAGTGACGCCGTGACCGAGAGCCTCCCGGAGGACCCGGTCGCGCTCGAGGCCGAGCCCGAGGCCATCACCTTCGAGGAGCAGGCGGCGCTCGCGCACTCGGCCTCCGAGCTCGACGTCTCGCGGGGCTCGGTGCTCGAGGTGGACAACCTCAAGATGTACTTCCCGGTCCGCTCCAAGGGCCTCCTGCGCCGCAAGGTGGGCGACGTCCAGGCGGTCGACGGCATCTCCTTCGAGGTCCCGCGCGGCGGCTCGCTGGGACTCGTCGGCGAGTCCGGGTGCGGCAAGTCCACCACCGGGCTGCTCGTGACGCGGCTCTACGACCCCACCGGCGGCAAGATCCTCTTCGAGGGCCGCAACATGGCCGAGCTGAAGAAGCGTCAGCTCAAGCCGCTGCGCCGCGAGGTCCAGATGATCTTCCAGGACCCCTACAGCTCGCTGAACCCGCGCCACACGGTCGGCTCCATCATCGCCACGCCGCTGCAGGTGCACAACGTGCTGCCGCGCAACAAGATCCTGCCCCGTGTGCAGGAGCTCCTGGAGATCGTGGGGCTCAACCCCGAGCACTACAACCGCTACCCCAACGAGTTCTCCGGCGGCCAGCGTCAGCGCATCGGCATCGCGCGGGCGCTGACGCTCAACCCGAAGCTGCTCGTGGCCGACGAGCCCGTCTCCGCCCTGGACGTGTCCATCCAGGCGCAGGTCATCAACCTGCTCCAGGACATCCAGAAGGAGTTCGACGTCGCGTTCCTCTTCATCGCCCACGACCTCGCGGTCGTGCGGCACTTCTGCCCCGAGGTCGCGGTGATGTACCTCGGCAAGATCGTCGAGATCGGCGACCGCGACAGCATCTACGAGAACGCCCGCCACCCCTACACCCAGGCGCTCCTGTCCGCCGTGCCCGACGTCAAGCAGGCCGCCATCGGCGGTCGCCGCGAGCGGATCCGCCTGCAGGGCGACGTGCCGAGCCCGATCAACCCGCCCTCGGGCTGCCGGTTCCGCACCCGCTGTCCGATCGCCCAGGAGATCTGCGCCAAGCACGAGCCGCCGCTGCTTCAGATCGGCGCGCGCCACAAGGTCGCCTGCCACTTCCCCGGACGTATCGGGCAGCACCCGGACACGCCGATCACGGCGCGCCTGCTCGGCACCGACGACACGGGCAGCCCCGACCCGG includes the following:
- a CDS encoding ABC transporter ATP-binding protein is translated as MTALDTGLDSRGRATGAPYLQVENLTVRFPTADGLVQAVTDLSYSVELGKTLGIVGESGSGKSVSSMAVLGLHDRRSAQIEGSIRVGGTEVVGLSEDKLRELRGSSVAMIFQDALAALHPFFRIGKQLSEAYLVHHPHASKRDARRQAIEMLDRVGIPQPDKRVDDYPHQFSGGMRQRAMIAMGLINDPSLLIADEPTTALDVTVQAQILDLLQDLQREFNSAVIIITHDLGVVAEMADDVLVMYAGRAVEYGSAKDILTHPEMPYTWGLLSSIPDVHADTSARMIPIPGSPPSLLDPPSGCPFHPRCTHVDKVPGDLCFTTTPELLPGRSPAHLKRCHLVDPDEIYAREVLTVIAPDLAEETPDARE
- a CDS encoding ABC transporter ATP-binding protein, coding for MPESDAVTESLPEDPVALEAEPEAITFEEQAALAHSASELDVSRGSVLEVDNLKMYFPVRSKGLLRRKVGDVQAVDGISFEVPRGGSLGLVGESGCGKSTTGLLVTRLYDPTGGKILFEGRNMAELKKRQLKPLRREVQMIFQDPYSSLNPRHTVGSIIATPLQVHNVLPRNKILPRVQELLEIVGLNPEHYNRYPNEFSGGQRQRIGIARALTLNPKLLVADEPVSALDVSIQAQVINLLQDIQKEFDVAFLFIAHDLAVVRHFCPEVAVMYLGKIVEIGDRDSIYENARHPYTQALLSAVPDVKQAAIGGRRERIRLQGDVPSPINPPSGCRFRTRCPIAQEICAKHEPPLLQIGARHKVACHFPGRIGQHPDTPITARLLGTDDTGSPDPGASPSPLITNKPGYDDTWFDLDAKALGRA